The genomic stretch TATTGAATAAAGGCATCCATCTTGCGCGCTTCTTTGCGCGGGATGAAATCTTCACTATTAAAGTCTTTTACTAAGCCAGCAAAACGCGTTGCATAGGCACTAGTATCGAAATGATCAATCAGGCTGATGCCACTCTGACCGGCAAGCAGAGCATTCCAGGTTGACGCTACTGTATTGCCGACAGGAGATAACATGCCCAGACCAGTCACAACTACTCGACGCTTAGACACGCTGATCCTCCAGGGAGGGAAAAAAAAGATACTGAGGTAGAAGAAAACTTAGGCGGTCGAGCGACCGCCTAGATATGTTCGATTACTGCTGATTAGCCTGAATAAAATCGATGGCTGCCTGAACAGTCGTGATTTTTTCAGCTTCTTCGTCTGGGATCTCGGTATCGAATTCTTCTTCCAATGCCATTACCAGCTCAACAGTGTCAAGAGAATCAGCGCCCAGGTCATCAACGAAAGAGGCATTGTTCACGACTTCTTCCGGCTTAACGCCCAGCTGTTCAACGATGATTTTCTTAACGCGTTCTTCGATAGTGCTCATACTCTTAAATTTCCTATCAAAACTCGCTTTCGCGATGGTTTTCGTAGTGTATAAAATGTTGAAAAAGATGCAACAAAATCAAGACTGGTCGAACCAAGATTTTGTGCTTTTTGCAGTTTTCGCTGCAAATTAACGCAAATTACGGTGTTGCTTATCAGATCATATACATGCCACCATTGACATGCAATGTTTCGCCAGTAATGTAACCCGCCTCATCAGAGGCTAAAAACGCTACAGCGCTGGCGATTTCTTTCGCATCACCCAGACGGTTGGCAGGAACATTCGCCAAAATGCCCACACGCTGTTCTTCTGTCAATGCCCGCGTCATATCGGTTTCGATAAAGCCCGGCGCCACCACGTTAACGGTGATGCCGCGAGACGCGACTTCCTGCGCCAGCGATTTGCTAAAGCCAACCAGTCCAGCCTTGGCGGCGGCATAGTTGGCCTGACCGGCGTTGCCGCGGGAACCGATGACAGACCCTACAGTGATGATGCGGCCAAAACGTTTTTTCATCATGGCGCGCAGCACCGCCTTGGACAGCCGGAAAACGGAGCTCAGGTTGGTATCCAGCACTTCCTGCCAGGCTTCGTCTTTCATACGCATCATCAGATCATCACGCGTAATACCGGCGTTATTCACCAGAATATCAATATCGCCGAACGCTTCTTTGATGCTGGCTAAAACGCTTTCAATCGAGGCGCTATCCGTAACGTTCAGCGCATAGCCTTTGCCTTTCGGCCCCAGCCACTCGCTGATATCCGCCGCCCCTTTGTCGCTGGTGGCCGTACCGATTACGGTGGCGCCGCGGGCAGCCAGCGTCTCGGCAATCGCCCGACCAATGCCACGACTTGCGCCCGTCACCAGGGCAATTTTTCCTTCAAAATTCATTATCTTCACCGTTTTTACTGTTCAAGCGCTGCCGATAAGGAAGCAGGATCATTAATCGCCGTTGCCGTGAGACTATCAACGATTCGTTTGGTCAGCCCGGTCAACACCTTACCAGGGCCGGTTTCCACCAGGGTAACCACACCCTGCGCGGCCATGTATTCGACACATTCCGTCCAACGGACCGGGTTATGCAACTGGCGCACCAGCGCGCTGCGAATCGCTTCCGGTGCGGATTCAGCGCGAACATCCACATTATTGACCACCGGTACGTCCGGCGCATTAAAGGTGATCGCTTCCAGCGCATCCGCCAGCTTACGGGCCGCCGGCTCCATCAGCGCACAGTGGGAAGGTACGCTGACCGGCAACGGCAACGCGCGTTTCGCACCCGCAGCTTTACAGGCTGCGCCCGCGCGCTCAACCGCTTCTTTGTTACCGGCAATAACCACCTGCCCCGGCGAGTTGAAGTTGACCGGCGAAACTACCTGACCTTGCGCGGCTTCGGCACAGGCTGCGGCAATCGCATCATTATCCAAACCGATGATGGCATACATTGCGCCGGTCCCTTCCGGTACCGCTTCCTGCATCAGTTTGCCGCGCAGTTCAACCAGGCTGACCGCCTGCTTGAAATCCAGAACGCCGGCGCACACCAGTGCAGAATATTCGCCCAGGCTATGGCCGGACATCAGCGTCGGCAACGCGCCGCCCTGCTGCCGCCAGACGCGCCACAGAGCGACTGACGCCGTTAACAGCGCCGGCTGGGTCTGCCAGGTCTTGTTCAGTTCTTCCGCTGGTCCTTGCTGGGAAAGCTGCCACAGATCATATCCCAGAACCGAGGAGGCTTCGTCAAACGTTTCTTTGATCAGCGGGAATTTTTCAGCCAGTTCAGCCAGCATACCCACCGACTGGGAACCCTGACCGGGAAATACCATTGCAAATTTCGTCATAGTCATACGTCCTGATAAATCAAAAACGAATCAGAGCAGAGCCCCAGGTAAAGCCGCCGCCAAACGCTTCCAGCAAAATCAACTGACCGCGCTGGATACGACCATCGCGGACGGCCTCATCCAGTGCGGAAGGAACGGAAGCGGCGGACGTATTACCGTGACGATCCAGCGTCACCACCACTTTATCCATGCCCATGCCTAGTTTTTTAGCGGTGGCGCTGATAATGCGCAGGTTTGCCTGATGAGGGACCAGCCAGTCGAGTTCGCTTTTATTCAGGCCGGACGCATCCAGCGTTTCTTCGACAATGTGGGCCAGTTCCGTTACGGCGACTTTAAATACTTCGTTGCCCGCCATCGTCAAATAAGCAGGCTGCGGTTCCTGGCGATCCGCATAAGGCAATGTCAGAAGATCGCCATAGCGACCATCTGCGTGCAGATGCGTGGAAAGGATTCCCGGCTCTTCCGAGCGGCCCAGCAAGACAGCGCCAGCGGCGTCGCCGAACAGAATCAGAGTGCCGCGATCGGCCGGGTCGAGCGTTCTGGACAAGGCATCGGAACCGATGACCAATGCATAATCCACCGCGCCGCTTTTCACATACTGATCGGCCACGCTCAATGCATAGGCGAATCCCGCGCAGGCGGCGGCAAGATCAAAGGCGATCGTGTCTTTAATACCCAGCATCTGCTGGATCTGGCAGGCCGAACTGGGGAAAGCATGGCTGGACGACGTGGTCGCTACGATAAGCAAGCCGACCTGATTACTGTCGACTCCCGCCATGTCGAGCGCGTTCTGCGCGGCACGGTACCCCATGGAGGCAACGCTTTCATCTGGAGCAGCAATGCGGCGTTCGCGAATACCGGTACGTGTGACGATCCATTCGTCCGACGTATCCACCATTTTTTCTAAATCAGCGTTCGTCCTGATTTGTTCGGGCAAATAGCTTCCCGTTCCGAGAATCTTTGTATACATGTACGCTCAGTCACTCTTGGGTAATACAGCCTTTAGTCGCGACGCAATCCTCTCCGGGAGTTGCCGCTGCACCGTCTGCATCGCCTGTTCAATTGCAACAGCAAACGCATTCTGGTTTGCTGCACCGTGGCTTTTTATGACAGTTCCACGTAATCCTAACAGACATGCGCCGTTATAGTGGTCAGGGTTCAGGTGTCCAAACCGCCTGGCCAGACGCCGTTGCAACCAGCGCCCTAAAAATTTCAACCACCATGGCTGTGCTTGCCGACTTTCTCCCCTGCCGGACGAGCCCTTCAGGAGAGACAGAAACATTCGCACTACACCTTCCATGGTTTTCAACGTGACGTTTCCCACGAAACCGTCACAGACCATCACATCCGTTTTGCCGGTCAGTAATTCGTTGCCTTCCAGATAACCGATATAGTTAATCGAAGGCATGGTTTTCAGTTGCGCCGCTGCGCCCCGGATACTAGCGAGCCCCTTGCTCTCTTCTTCACCGATATTCAGCAACGCCACGCGCGGATTCTGCAATCCGAGCACTTCTTCCGCCATGACCGATCCCATCACGGCGAACTGCACTAACATTGCGCTATCGCAATCAACATTCGCGCCCAAATCCAGCACCACGCTCTTCCCGTGCTGCTGATGGGGCAGCATTGTCACCAATGCCGGACGATCAATCCCCTCAATGGGTTTGATCAATAATGTCGCCAGCCCCATCAATGCGCCGGTATTGCCTGCGCTAACGCAGGCCTGCGCTCGCCCTTCCCTGATCAACTCCAGAGCGATGCGCATAGATGTCCCCCGACTGGCACGAATAGCCTGGGATGGACGCGCATCGCCAGCTATTACCGATTCAGCCGGCACGATTTCCAAACGGGAAAATAAAGGGGAATCGACTTTAGCGAGTAATGGAGTAAGCGCAGAAGGGTCGCCAACCAGCAGCAGATGGAGGTCTGGATTAGAAGCCAGTGCCTGCAACGCTGCAGGCACTGTAATGCAGGGACCGAAGTCCCCGCCCATTGCATCTAACGCCAAGGTTAGGCGCGTCAAAGTGTTTCCTTGCTAAATCGCAGGAATTACTTGGCAACAACCTTGCGACCGCGGTAGTAACCATCCGCAGTGACGTGGTGACGCAGATGCGTTTCGCCGGAAACTTTATCTACGGATACAGCGGAAGTGGTCAGCGCATCGTGAGCACGACGCATACCACGTTTGGAACGGCTAGGTTTATTCTGTTGTACGGCCATGGACCTTACTCCTTAATTACTTACGCTTTAAACTGGCTAATACGGCAAATGGATTCGGTTTTTCCGCCTCGGCGGGTAACTGACCAAACACCATATCCGTTTCGGACACTTCACAGTGTTCAGAATCATGCACCGGCGCAATGGGCAAAGAGAGGATAAGCTCATCTTCAACCATCGCCAGCAAATCAACCTCACCGAACTCATTGACTTCGATAGGTTCATACGCTTCCGGCAAGGCTTCGGCCTGTTCATCACTGATGACCGGGCTAAAACAGAACGTGGCGTGGACCTGATGTTCGAAAGGCTTGCCGCAGCGCTGACACAGCAACGTCACCGTCACATCAGCCTGTCCATCAATCACCGCCAGCCGTTGGCTGTCAATGCTGAACGACAGCGTCGCATTCACATCACTGTCCACACTAACCACTGATTCGGCAACACGCATCACCTGTTCAGCCGTATAGACACCAACATAATCTAAACGCTTTTGAGCAGTGCGAACCGCATCAAGGGTTAAGGGTAATTTTACCTTTTGCATAGGGCGCGCATATTAACGTCGTAACGACGGAGAGTCAAAGAAAAAGGTGGCGATGTCAGTGCTTTCACCCAAATTTGCCTTCGCACACCCAAATTCGCTTCTAAAGCGGCAGACAGTTTAAAATGCATTCTCTGATTACGCTATGACCTGGTTTGCATTTATGTCCCGAATTGTCCTTGCTTCCACCTCTCTGTACCGCAAAGCCCTGCTGGAAAAACTGGGGCTGCCGTTTGTCTGCGCGGCGCCCGATATCGATGAAACTCCGGCCGACGGCGAAAGCGCCGGCGAACTGGTCGGCCGACTGGCGACCGGCAAAGCCCGCGCGCTGGCCGGGCGATATCCCGACAACCTGATCATCGGCAGCGATCAGGTCTGTGTGCTGGAGGGCGTCATCACCGGCAAACCTCACACCCGGGAAAACGCCATACGCCAATTGCAACAGGCCAGCGGACGATGCATCACTTTTTATACCGGACTGGCCTTATTCAACAGCGCAACCGCGCGTCTGCAATGCGTAGTAGAGCCGTTCGAGGTGCATTTCCGTACGCTCAGCACATGCGAAATCGAACGCTATGTCGATTGCGAACATCCCTTTGACTGCGCCGGCAGCTTTAAAAGCGAAGGGCTTGGCATCGCGCTGTTTGACCGGTTATCCGGCCGGGATCCCAATACCCTGATCGGTTTACCGCTGATTACGCTGCTGGAATTATTGCGAGAGGAAGGCGTGAATCCGTTATTACCGTGATGATGGCGAGGTGCAAACCACGTCCCTGCGGGTAATCAGGGACGCGGCGCACGCTTATTTCTGGCGCTGCCGCAAAGCTTGCAGGCAATGACGCAAGGCGGCATCAAGCGGCGCTTCAATACGCAGCGTCTCACCGGTGTGAGGATGCTCAAAACGCAGCGCCTGCGCATGCAGGAACAGGCGTTTGAGCCCGGTATCCGCCAGTTGGGCGTCGAATTCACGATCGCCGTAACGATCGTCGAACGCTATCGGGTGCCCGGCATATTGGGTGTGAACGCGAATCTGGTGGGTTCGCCCGGTAATCGGGCTGGCGCGCACCAGCGTGGTGCAATCGAACCGTTCTTCTACCTTGAACAGCGTTTCAGACGGCTTTCCTTCACTATTAACCCGGACGATACGTTCACCGCTTTGCAGCACATTTTTCAATAGCGGCGCCTGTACCGCCTTACAGTGCGACTGCCACTGACCGCGGACCAGCGCCAGATAATCCTTCTGCATCCCCTTGCTGCGCAGCTGCTCGTGCAACGCACGCAGCGCCGAGCGCTTTTTAGCCACCAGCAACACGCCGGAAGTGTCACGATCCAGACGGTGAACCAGTTCCAGGAAGCGCGCTTCAGGGCGCAACGCTCTAAGAGCTTCAATCACGCCGAAGCTGAGTCCGCTGCCGCCGTGCACCGCCGTGCCCGACGGTTTATTCAGGAGCAACAGATAATCATCTTCATAAAGGATGCAATCAGCCAGCGCCGAGACTTTATCCAGGCTGGCGGAAACCGCCGGTTCTTCACGCTCCGACTGACGCACCGGCGGAATGCGCACTTCGTCGCCATCCAGCAACTTGTA from Dickeya fangzhongdai encodes the following:
- the plsX gene encoding phosphate acyltransferase PlsX, giving the protein MTRLTLALDAMGGDFGPCITVPAALQALASNPDLHLLLVGDPSALTPLLAKVDSPLFSRLEIVPAESVIAGDARPSQAIRASRGTSMRIALELIREGRAQACVSAGNTGALMGLATLLIKPIEGIDRPALVTMLPHQQHGKSVVLDLGANVDCDSAMLVQFAVMGSVMAEEVLGLQNPRVALLNIGEEESKGLASIRGAAAQLKTMPSINYIGYLEGNELLTGKTDVMVCDGFVGNVTLKTMEGVVRMFLSLLKGSSGRGESRQAQPWWLKFLGRWLQRRLARRFGHLNPDHYNGACLLGLRGTVIKSHGAANQNAFAVAIEQAMQTVQRQLPERIASRLKAVLPKSD
- the rpmF gene encoding 50S ribosomal protein L32, giving the protein MAVQQNKPSRSKRGMRRAHDALTTSAVSVDKVSGETHLRHHVTADGYYRGRKVVAK
- the rluC gene encoding 23S rRNA pseudouridine(955/2504/2580) synthase RluC, which codes for MKTENPTVQFLTVSSEEAGQRIDNFLRTRLKGVPKSMIYRILRKGEVRVNKKRIKPEYKLLDGDEVRIPPVRQSEREEPAVSASLDKVSALADCILYEDDYLLLLNKPSGTAVHGGSGLSFGVIEALRALRPEARFLELVHRLDRDTSGVLLVAKKRSALRALHEQLRSKGMQKDYLALVRGQWQSHCKAVQAPLLKNVLQSGERIVRVNSEGKPSETLFKVEERFDCTTLVRASPITGRTHQIRVHTQYAGHPIAFDDRYGDREFDAQLADTGLKRLFLHAQALRFEHPHTGETLRIEAPLDAALRHCLQALRQRQK
- the acpP gene encoding acyl carrier protein, with the protein product MSTIEERVKKIIVEQLGVKPEEVVNNASFVDDLGADSLDTVELVMALEEEFDTEIPDEEAEKITTVQAAIDFIQANQQ
- the fabD gene encoding ACP S-malonyltransferase; translated protein: MTKFAMVFPGQGSQSVGMLAELAEKFPLIKETFDEASSVLGYDLWQLSQQGPAEELNKTWQTQPALLTASVALWRVWRQQGGALPTLMSGHSLGEYSALVCAGVLDFKQAVSLVELRGKLMQEAVPEGTGAMYAIIGLDNDAIAAACAEAAQGQVVSPVNFNSPGQVVIAGNKEAVERAGAACKAAGAKRALPLPVSVPSHCALMEPAARKLADALEAITFNAPDVPVVNNVDVRAESAPEAIRSALVRQLHNPVRWTECVEYMAAQGVVTLVETGPGKVLTGLTKRIVDSLTATAINDPASLSAALEQ
- a CDS encoding beta-ketoacyl-ACP synthase III; translation: MYTKILGTGSYLPEQIRTNADLEKMVDTSDEWIVTRTGIRERRIAAPDESVASMGYRAAQNALDMAGVDSNQVGLLIVATTSSSHAFPSSACQIQQMLGIKDTIAFDLAAACAGFAYALSVADQYVKSGAVDYALVIGSDALSRTLDPADRGTLILFGDAAGAVLLGRSEEPGILSTHLHADGRYGDLLTLPYADRQEPQPAYLTMAGNEVFKVAVTELAHIVEETLDASGLNKSELDWLVPHQANLRIISATAKKLGMGMDKVVVTLDRHGNTSAASVPSALDEAVRDGRIQRGQLILLEAFGGGFTWGSALIRF
- the yceD gene encoding 23S rRNA accumulation protein YceD — protein: MQKVKLPLTLDAVRTAQKRLDYVGVYTAEQVMRVAESVVSVDSDVNATLSFSIDSQRLAVIDGQADVTVTLLCQRCGKPFEHQVHATFCFSPVISDEQAEALPEAYEPIEVNEFGEVDLLAMVEDELILSLPIAPVHDSEHCEVSETDMVFGQLPAEAEKPNPFAVLASLKRK
- the fabG gene encoding 3-oxoacyl-ACP reductase FabG; the encoded protein is MNFEGKIALVTGASRGIGRAIAETLAARGATVIGTATSDKGAADISEWLGPKGKGYALNVTDSASIESVLASIKEAFGDIDILVNNAGITRDDLMMRMKDEAWQEVLDTNLSSVFRLSKAVLRAMMKKRFGRIITVGSVIGSRGNAGQANYAAAKAGLVGFSKSLAQEVASRGITVNVVAPGFIETDMTRALTEEQRVGILANVPANRLGDAKEIASAVAFLASDEAGYITGETLHVNGGMYMI
- a CDS encoding Maf family protein codes for the protein MSRIVLASTSLYRKALLEKLGLPFVCAAPDIDETPADGESAGELVGRLATGKARALAGRYPDNLIIGSDQVCVLEGVITGKPHTRENAIRQLQQASGRCITFYTGLALFNSATARLQCVVEPFEVHFRTLSTCEIERYVDCEHPFDCAGSFKSEGLGIALFDRLSGRDPNTLIGLPLITLLELLREEGVNPLLP